The Microcella flavibacter DNA segment CGTCGACGCGGGCCGGGAGGCGCCAGCGCGTTGCGGACGAGCTCGGCGAGCGCCGCCAGGGCGAGCTCGCGGTTGCGCAGCTGCGAGCGCTCCTGCGAGGCGGTGACGGTCACGGCGCCGTCGACGAGCCTGCGGGCGAGGCGGTCGAGCAGCCTCGTACGCTGATCGTCGGTCAGAGCATCCGATCGGGCGATGTCCCAGGTCAGCTGCACGCGGCTGTCGGAGGTGTTGACATGCTGGCCGCCGGGCCCGGAGGAGCGCGAGAACCGCCAACTGAGCTCAGCGGCGCGGATCGTGAGGGCGGGCGACACCTCGAGGTCCATGCCTCCAGGGTCGCACGCCGGGCGATCCGGGGCGAGGTCGCCGCTCGCCGTCGGATCACGCAGCGCCTCAGCCCGAGAGCGCCCCGGTCTCCAGCCCGAGCTCGTGCTCGAAGGAGTGGGCGATGAGCTCGACGTTGACCCGGCCGGGTCGGTGCCCGATCACCGAGTGCGCGTTGAGCCCGTCGACCATGCCGAGCAGCTGCGCGGCCAGACGGTCGGCTGCCGCATCGGTGAGCGGCGGGTCGGCGGGGATGCGCAGCACCAGCGTGACGAGCCGGTCGTGCCACGCGCGCGTCTGCTCGAGCACCTCCTGGCCCAGGAGCGGGTGGCGGCGGGCCATGCTGAAGGCGTCCGTCCAGACGAGGTTGATGTCATCGCGCCCGCCGTCGAGCAGGGCGACGATGAGGATGCGCAGCGCGCGCACGGGGTCGCGCTGCAGTGACACGTGCCCGAAGACCTCGACGAGCTCCTCGCGCGCGATGGAGCGGAAGGTCTCGGCGATGAGCGCCTCCATGCTGGGCTGGTAGTGGGCGACGAGCGAGGCGGCGACGCCGGCGCGCTCCGCCACCGCGCGCTGGGTCAGGCCGCTGAGGCCGTCCTCGAGGGCGACCGCCCGGGCGGCGGCGGCGATCTCGGCCGACCGCTCGGCGGGGGCGAGCCTCGCACCGCGGTTCTCGGGGGCGGGCTCGTGCCCGGGCTCCTGCTCATGGGGGTCGTTCGTTGACACTGCGCCGCCTTCCTCGATACCGTCGGCACATCCTATTGACCAGGTGGTCAACAATGGAAGAGCCGCGACCCGCGAAGGAGCATCCATGACCTGGCGCATGCCCGCCGAGACGGCGCCGCACGACCGCATCTGGATGGCGTTCCCGCGCGAGGGCGAGACCATGGGCGACTCCTCCGCCGCGCGCGAGTCGACGTACGCCGCCTGGGCCGCGGTCGCCCACGCGATCCTGCCGTTCGAGCCCGTGACGATGGTGGTCGACCCGAGCGAGCGCGAGCGGGCGCGTCGTCTGCTCGACCCGGCGATCGAGCTGGTGGATGCTCCGCTCGACGACTTCTGGATGCGCGACATCGGCCCGACCTTCGTCGTCGACGACGCGACGGGCGCCCTCGGCGCGGTCGACTGGATCTTCAACGGCTGGGGGGACCAGGGCGGCTCCTTCGAGCGGGATGCGCGCATCGCCTCGTTCGTCGCCGAGCGCGCGGGCGCCGAGGTCGTGAGCTCGCTGCTCGTCAACGAGGGCGGCGCCATCCACGTCGACGGCGAGGGCACCGTGCTCGTCACCGAGACCGTGCAGCTCGATCCGCAGCGCAACCGCTACGCCACGAAGCAGGCCGTGGAGGCCGAGCTCGCGCGCACGATCGGCGCCCGCCACGCGGTGTGGCTGCCGCGCGGCCTCACGCGCGACTACGAGCCGCTCGGCACCCGCGGCCACGTCGACATGGTCGCCGCGATCGCGAGCCCCGGGGTGCTGCTGCTGCACGCGCAGCCCGATGCCGGGCATCCCGATCACGCGGTCATGCGCGAGATCCGCGCCGTCGTCGAGGCGTCGACGGACGCCGCCGGGCGGGAGTGGCGCATCGTCGAGCTGCCCGCACCCGCGCAGCTGCGCGACGACGAGGGCTTCGTCGACTGGAACTACGTCAACCACCTCGTCGTCAACGGCGGCGTCATCGCCTGCGGCTACGGCGACGAGCGAGCGGATGCCCGGGCCCGCGCCCTGCTGGGCGAGGCGTACCCCGGTCGCGAGGTCGTCACCGTCGACGCGCGCGAGATCCTCGCGCGGGGCGGCGGCATCCACTGCATCACCCAGCAGCAGCCGACCGTGGCGCCCGCGCGATGAGCCTGCCCCTCGTCGAGGCCTCGATCATCGAGCTGGGCCGCGCCCTCGCCGAGGGCCGCACGACCGCGGTCGAGCTCGTGCAGGGCTACCTCGACCGGATCGCCGCCTACGACCAGCGGGGGCCTCTCCTGAACGCGGTGCCGGTGCTCAACCCGGATGCCCTCGCCGAGGCCTGGGCGAGCGACGACCGCCGCGCGCTCGGGCGCGCGCTCGGGCCGCTCGACGGCATCCCGTACGCGGCGAAGGACTCGTACATGGTGCGCGGCCTCACCGTGGCGAGCGGCTCGCCCGCCTTCGCCGAGCTCGTCGCGCAGCGCGACGCCTTCACGATCGAGCGGCTGCGCACGGCCGGCGCGATCTGCCTCGGGCTCACGACCATGCCCCCGATGGCGAACGGCGGCATGCAGCGCGGGCTCTACGGCCGCGCCGAGAGCCCGTACAACCCCGACTACCTGACGGCGCCGTTCGGCTCGGGCTCCTCCAACGGCTCGGGCACGGCGCTCGCGGCGTCGCTGTGCGCCTTCGCGCTCGCCGAGGAGACCTGGTCGAGCGGCCGCGGCCCCGCTTCGAACAACGGGCTGTGCTGCTACACCCCGAGCCCGGGCGTGATCTCGGTGCGGGGCAACTGGCCGCTCGTGCCGACGATGGACGTCGTCGTTCCGTACACCCGCACGATGGCCGAGCTGCTCGTGGTGCTCGACGCGGTGGTCGCCGACGACCCCGAGCCGCGCGGCGACTTCTGGCGCGTGCAGCCGTGGGTGAGCATCCCGCCCGCCTCGCAGCTGCGGCCCGCCTCGTACCCGGCGCTCGCCGCGGACGCGTCGCTCGAGGGCGTGCGCC contains these protein-coding regions:
- the arfB gene encoding alternative ribosome rescue aminoacyl-tRNA hydrolase ArfB, which translates into the protein MDLEVSPALTIRAAELSWRFSRSSGPGGQHVNTSDSRVQLTWDIARSDALTDDQRTRLLDRLARRLVDGAVTVTASQERSQLRNRELALAALAELVRNALAPPGPRRRATRPTRGSARRHLAAKQQRSATKQQRRRPPAD
- a CDS encoding TetR/AcrR family transcriptional regulator → MSTNDPHEQEPGHEPAPENRGARLAPAERSAEIAAAARAVALEDGLSGLTQRAVAERAGVAASLVAHYQPSMEALIAETFRSIAREELVEVFGHVSLQRDPVRALRILIVALLDGGRDDINLVWTDAFSMARRHPLLGQEVLEQTRAWHDRLVTLVLRIPADPPLTDAAADRLAAQLLGMVDGLNAHSVIGHRPGRVNVELIAHSFEHELGLETGALSG
- a CDS encoding agmatine deiminase family protein; translation: MTWRMPAETAPHDRIWMAFPREGETMGDSSAARESTYAAWAAVAHAILPFEPVTMVVDPSERERARRLLDPAIELVDAPLDDFWMRDIGPTFVVDDATGALGAVDWIFNGWGDQGGSFERDARIASFVAERAGAEVVSSLLVNEGGAIHVDGEGTVLVTETVQLDPQRNRYATKQAVEAELARTIGARHAVWLPRGLTRDYEPLGTRGHVDMVAAIASPGVLLLHAQPDAGHPDHAVMREIRAVVEASTDAAGREWRIVELPAPAQLRDDEGFVDWNYVNHLVVNGGVIACGYGDERADARARALLGEAYPGREVVTVDAREILARGGGIHCITQQQPTVAPAR